The stretch of DNA ctactgggttTCTCCTCGTTCTCTTCTCTCCTGGGTGTCGCCCCCTcctttgtggaggctagctctatttatagaggccctgggcctctccccgaataattgagagggaagggcgccaacaattggccattttgaaggggaacatttagtacaagttatcctgaccaaaggtggtcttcggctgccaaaagcactggtgatgacgccgtcttgggctccacggtgacctccgtccggccgtccggctggtcttggtctcgttgcaccggaatggcaacctttgcgtgatgccttggcctatgcttgcctcctttgcaccaaaggggaaataaggaccctgcgcaggccggcgcccgcctgacCTTGATCGTCATGACTTGCGTCATGGGATCTTCGCGAGGTACCCTCACATTGATCTCTCCggctcctcgcgagcctgcccgATGACaccgctcttgaggaagcttcccgtcgtccgcctcgcgagggtcttgagcttgggttGACGAAGATGGGCCGTGCCGGGTCTTcacctgagccacgccgcaggccgcaggcaggcaagtctggggaccccgtttcccagaacgccgacagcccTAAGATGCAATATGTGAGTTCAGTTCAAGAGAAACATGTTTTTTTAAAGGGATATAAAGAGAAGATTCTCTGTGTTGGGTTTTCTTGTCACATTTGCTCAAGGTaggagtactagttttcttatTGAGAGTCGATTTGGATCTGGAGATAAGTTTATTTAAGGATGAATAGGGTCATCGACATTAGTTTATTTGTCAGGAATACTCGTATGCAGTTGAATCGTTGCAACACGTAGCACGTTGGTCGCGAGGCGATTTTCGTGGCACGGAAGCCACCCATGCGCCAAAAGTATACGGTGGATTCATACCGCTGCTCGCGGCTGGACAGCCGTCCGAGCACGACGCCGCGAGGGTGCTACAGTACCGTGATGCCATGGTGGAGTCATCGAGGCGAGGATACTCCTATATACACAGGCAGAGTGGCAACGTGTCAGTGCAGCAGCCGTGACATGACCGGTGCACCCGAGACTGCGCGCCCGATGtctggccacggcaagcagcagcagctcctacgcCACCCCGcgctcgccgccggccatggcagCGGCAGCGGCATGGGGAGGCGCAGGTACCTCGCCTTCCTAGCCATCGCCGCCGCCCTGGTCGCCTCCTACCACCTCCTCCACGCGCCCACCCCGTCGTCGCGCTACCACGCGCTCTTCCTCACCCTTGGCTCCAACGCCAGCGCTGCCGCGCACCTCCGTGCGCTCACGCTCCGCCCGCACGTCGCCGGCACCCCGGCCAACGCCCTCGCCGCCGAGTACGTCCGCGCCACgctctcctccctctccttccccacCCGCGTCACGCCCTACTCCGTGCTCCTCTCCTACCCCCTCCACCGCTCGCTCTCCCTCTCCGCGCCCGGCCGCGCCACCAAGTCATTCTCCCTCACCCAGGACACCTACCCCAACGACCCCTacgccgaggcggcggcggaggtcgTCCCCACCTACTTCGCCTACTCCGGCTCCGGCTCCGTCACCGCCGAGGTCGTGTACGCCAACTACGGCGACAGGAAGGACTACGCCTACCTCGCCTCCCGCGGCGTGGACGTCGCGGGGAAGGTCGTGCTCGCGCGCTACGGGGACATCCACTGCGAGGACATGGTGCGGAACGCTCGCGACGCCGGCGCCGCCGCGACGATCATCTACACCGACGCCAAGGACTTCGGCGGGCCCGCGGGCAAGGGGAAGCGGAAGTGGTTCCCCAACACGCGGTGGCTGCCGCCCAGCGGCGTTCAGGTGGGGACCCTCTACTACGGGAACGGCGACCCGACGACGCCGATGTGGCCGTCGTGCGCCGCAGGGGAGGACTGCGAGCGTCTGAGCACGGAGGAGCTGGAGGCGAGCGAGGCGATGCCCGGCATCCCCGCGCTGCCGGTGTCGGGGAGGGACGGGGAGACAATCCAGAAGGCGATGGGCGGCGGCGTGGCCCCACCGGAGTGGCAGGGCGGCGAGGGCGCGCCCGTGTACCGGATCGGGCCCGGCCCGGCCGTGCTGAATCTCACATACATCGTGAGTGGGGCCCAGCGCAGCGGTCCAAGAATCATGGGCTTTCCTCTTTTTGTCTAGCCTACATTATTGGGCAGCACTCTCATTTCACTCCTTGTGACCCGCAGGGAAATGACACCCTAGCAACCATCGAAAATGTCTTCGCTGTGATAGAAGGGAAGGAAGAGCCTGACAGGTAAATAATTTACAGCATACTATTCTTCCGTAGATTCTGACAGTCAAGTCTGATAATGAAGTCAGTGGTAAATTAGGTGTTACAGCCCGAGTGATTCCTTTACTTTATCAACCCAAGCCAACTGGAAGGGTAAAGATTACATTTTATAAGGCGATTGCTAGATTCTATGGAATTTTGTACTAGGATCAAGCATCGGATTCTCCCTGAGACATGTCAAAGCCAGAACTAACAATGTTAAATTTGCCTCTGTGTGTTTTCTTTTTGGCAGATATGTGATCATAGGCAACCATCGTGATGCCTGGACATTCGGGGCAGTCGATCCCAACAGCGGAACAGCAGCTATGCTCGAGGTAATCAACCTTATTGATATCTGTTCTGAATGCCAGACATCTTTGCTGAATCAAGGATAGTGACTCGGTACCTACTTTTGTTTTCAGATTGCGGAGAGGCTGTCCCAGCTAGAAAAGAAAGGATGGAGGCCAAGGCGAACAATCATCGTCTGCAGTTGGGATGCAGAAGAGTTTGCGCTGGTATGTTCTTGCTCGCGTGCTCTCAGATGCTTTGCTTATTCTCAGGTGTAAGCGCTAAAGCGTAGAAACATCCAATGTCTCAGATAGGGTCTACGGAATGGACCGAGGACAACATCGATATGCTTGCTTCAAGAGCTGTTGCTTATCTGAATGTGGACATATCAGTGTTTGGGCCAGGAGGTCTCATGCCCCGCGCAACCCCTCAACTCGATGAATTGATCAAGGAGGCAAGCAAAATGGTATTTAAGCTTTGCACCTACAGCATAGAATTTAAACTTCGTGAGCAGCACTGAGTACATATAAGAGACCTGTCTACATAGATTCCAAATTTATTTTAATCATTCTATCATTTATTTTTTCTTGATTGAAGGTACCCGATCCTGATGATCCGTCTCATACCTTGTATGACTACATGATTCGCCAGAATCCTCCGGTGGGTACAGTGATGGAATGGTCATATAATTCTGTTGTGGCACAGATGAGTGATCATGATAGCTTCATTTGATTTGGAACACACTGAAGTGATAAGCTCCGATTTTCAGATTGCAAGGGTGGCCGGTGCGGGAACAGACTTTGCAGCTTTTGTCCAGCATATTGGAGTCCCTTCACTCGACATGTCTTATGGACTATGTGAGTGAAAATGTTCTTGGTGGCGCATAAGTCTGGAAAACCGTGCTCCCTTTCGATAGCAAGTTCTGATTCATTTTAAAAAGAAATCAGTCGACTGGGAACCATATCTTTACAGCTTGTGTTATTATTATTCCTCTAGCATCTGCTCTAAATATTGTTGCTCTTGCAGTTTCAGAGTACCCTGTTTACCACTCGCTGTACGATGATTTTGTTTGGATGGAGCGGTTTGGAGACCCCCTGTTCCACAGACATGTAGCATGTACTGAACGAGAGCTATCTTTTCAAATTCAAAAAGTACAATCGGCGTTCCATTGTATCGCCGACTAATCCATTTGACTGTGTGATCGTGCAGTGGCGAGCGTCTGGGGTCTGATTGCTTTGAGACTTGCAGATGATGAGATCATTCCCTTCAATTACGTCCCCTACGCTTCTGAACTGGAGGTATCTTCTCTTCTGGCAACTGAGATATGCAACTTTTGAACAACACAGGGTAATCCCCTATTCATCAAGGGAATTGAAACAGAATCATGATGTAGACTTGCCTTTTCTATTGAGTGGCACACGTTTTTTTAATGAAATTATCATTAAGTGTGGCGTGTAGAAGCAGTTCCAACAATTACTTGACACGTGGACTATGTGCCGTCTTGCTTACTCCAGGAGAGCTCAAAAGTTGTGGAGGACGGATGCCCTGGGTGTGCCGTCAGTTTCAGCCCTCTGCACAAGTCAATCAAGCAGCTTGAGAAGGCGGCCACGAAAATTCACATGGAGAAGAAGGTATGTGAACAAAAATTCCACTGGAAAGCAGCTTTCACCGAAATTTCCAGTTATAAAACCTCCACTTTCCTCATGACAATAGGTGCTGCAAGCAGAGAAATGGGGCCTAAACACGAGGGAACGCACACTGAAAGTCAGAGAGATGAACGACCGATTGATGATGGCAGAGCGAGCCTTCACCAACCGAGAAGGGCTCGCGGGGAGACCGTGGTACAAACACATGGTGAGTAGCATCGAAGCTTCAGGCTTGTtgcatagtactccctccgtaaactaatataagagcatttagatcactaaagtagtaatctaaatgctcttatattagtttacagagggagtacttgtCTGAACTGAACTGAAGTGACTCCGAAACTGGCCACGGTGATGATTTCTCTCCCTTGGCAGATTTATGCGTCGTCGGACCAGGACGACTGGGGCACCAAGGCGTTCCCCGGCATCGTCTCGGCCATGGCCAACGCGCAGAAGCTCAACACGACGGAGTCCTGGCGGCTGTTGCAGCATGAGATTTACAGGGGTGCGAGGGCCGTGTCCAAGGCCTCTGCGGTCCTGGACGGCAGTCTAACATGATGCCGGAGTAGACATCAGCACAGCACAGCAAGGAGTTTACCGGTGCAAATAAGTAGGGAGAGGGAAAAGGAATCAAGACTTGGCTCATAATGATTGACGAATCACCCCCTTGTTGATTCTCTCTTGAGAGTAGCAGCAATAGTTTTCGCAAAAAGAATTAGAGTAGCGCCAATAAGTTAGCGTGTCATTTTTTCCCCTTTCGCCGTCAGAGCGTAGCTCATCAAATTGGTCAGCAAAAAGTGTGTCGATGAATGAGGCCATGGATCTCGCAGTTTATTGGCGTCGTGTCCCACTGGATATCCTGATTCCGCAGGATCAGCCTCCACGCAACAACATCTGACGACCGTGCGGATTTGTGATTTTTCTGCGTGAATCTGGCAGCTGGTTCGCCGTTCCTGGCCGGTCATTGTCCGCGTACAAGTAGAATATGCTGGTAATCAACACCCTGGGCCTGGGAAATGGTAAGTACGGAGTATACATCAAGAAATAGGGTGCACGCGAAAGATTCTATGAGGGCGACGTGTGCAGGTTTGATCCAATAAGAGTGGATCGTGcctctttatttatttatatatCCCCGTATACGTGGCGATTTCTTAGACGAAGGAAGTTACAGAATAGCTTCGGCGATCGGCTGTTATCTTGCTTACACAGTGACACTGCAGTATGCGCCTACACATGTAAAGTCTCCGCATAGAGTTCAAGTGCACAGTGCTCATCAAGTGCATTATAGACTTTTTTGGTGGAGCACCGGAAAATCCCCGACCCCTCCTTCCCCTCCCGACCCCGAGCGGCGGCCGCCGGGCGGCCATCACCCATCCTCCCCTCGTCCTCCGCGCACCTcccctccctccgccgccgccgacaaCGTCGTCGGGCGAAGGCCCTGTGGCGCGACGGACCTCCTCTGGCGTCCCGAGATCTGAGGCTGCGGCGGCCTGACCTAGACCTCCTTGCAAAGAGGATGGCGAGCAGCGGCTGCCGGGGTGCGTCGGGGGGAATCTGTTGCAGCCGACGGGATTGGTAGGAGATGACGACAACGGTGGCCGGGGCGCATCCCGGGTTCGGTCCGGGGCGACTACCGTTTCGTCCTCGATCTGTTGCATCTCGTCGGCTTCGGCAATGGCTCGCGGTGGCACTTTGGGTCTGCATCGCATCACGCTGATTATGGTTGTAGTGGTCATCTCCTACGTTGGAGGTGGTCGGCCTGAGGCTGGGTGATTGGATCTTCAGATCTGTCATCTAGTCCTGGCTGCGAGTCGGGAAGACAGTCGTCGGTGAAAACCGATCCGACACGGACGATGGTGGCGTTATGCGTTgttaccttgatgaaggcatcgtcCTGTAACTATTGTCGACCCACTCGTGCTGCTCCAAGGAAAACCCTAGAATCTGATTTTTCAGATCGGACGATGACGGCACCGCGGTGTTGTTTCTCTCTTGGGAGCATCGTTTTATGGAGCAACGCTGGAAGAcagaggcaggaggtggagcgTCTTCGTCTTCACGGAGTTTTGGTGGTGACGTCAAGTCAGCCTGTCCGACAGGTGCTACGCTTTGTCATGCCTGTTTggcaggtgctacgcacgacGGATCTTCCAGAGTCTTCTCCTCTAGATGGATGAGCGTAGGGAGGGGGTGCCGTTGGgcgccgtggtggcgtcgacggaTGGCCGGACTAGCAATGATGATGCGGATCTCTCTCCTGAAGATGAGTCAGTGGttcgatgatgaccttgaagcTTTTAAAACGTATGCATATGGTGTACGCTTTAGGTTTGCTGGACCGGCTGTTAGTTCCGATACGTTATGTGGATGGATCGACGACGATATCTAGATACGTGACGTGAGAGCACTCTACATTATCGTGTTTGTAGGTGTGAATGGTGGCTTCAGGTGGCTTGATGTATATTCTTGTCGGACCTTTGTTGAATAAGTAATAAAGATGGTTGCATGCATCGATTGATGCAGAGGCCAAGAGCCTAAAAAATTATAAAAGCGCAACCATTGGTTCGGGTGGAGCTATCCCACTTGAAGTAAACGCGCCCGGACAAATGATCAATCCTCTGGAAGAATCAAAGCGACCGCACATCGTGCAAGAGGATGTAAAGGCATGGCACTGAGATGGAGACGACCAGGAACTGACAAGATCCCATCTACGTGACGATAACGTGCGTCCATTTGCTTTTCTGGGTCAACGAATCGCACGGCGTTTAAACATCTCACGCCTTGGGTGCGTTGGTTGCCAAAGCCGCCGCAAATTATCTGTCCTTTTGGTCGTAGTGACCTCTCCGTTGGGTGGTGGCAATACCCCAACCCGGCTCTACGTCACAGATAGATCACAAGATTCGACAAACAGTAGAACTTTCAGTATTGGCCTGTCGATGTCGATCTGCCTTGGACACGCCGGAGCGGAGTAACCCCCCGCGTCGCGCTCCTCTGGCGACACGGGgggcgaaaccctagccgccgccgccgcctccctcccctcccctctcccgtCTCGCCGCCGCCAGAGGCGCCGCCGGCGAAGCCGGACTGGCTCCagtgacggcggcggcgggacaTTTCCCCTGCTCGCTCCTTCTGCGCGCGCCCGCCTCGGCCTTGGGGCTCGCCGTCAAAGGATGCTCGGGCCAGGGCTGCTTCGGTCCTTGGTGTGCGACCGTCGCGCCGGTGCTACGTTGTAGTATTGCGGCGCGgtgggcaggaggaggtggtcgtGGGCGGCTTGGGCCAGATCTGGGCTCGAGCGCGCCAGTCATGGTGGCGGCCTGGGATCTGGCCGCGGTGGTCCGGGCGGTCTGGTGCCCGGCGGTGGTGGCGTGTCAACGTGGGGGCGGCGCGGAGTTGTGCTGGTGGACGCGCGGTGGCGGCTCGGGCCGGCCAGATCTGGCTCGTTCGGGCCGCAACGTGAAGGCATCACCAAGGAGTTTTTGCATCTACCCTACTCGAGTTCGGTCTCCGGGTGAAAACCCAGATCCGcttgtcggcgatgacggcgctcTTGGCGTCGTTTCTTCGATGGAAGCATCGTTTTGGAGATTTGACCTCTTGGCAGGAGCACCTTGTCTGTGGTTGAGTGGTTGGCCGGGAGCTTCCAATGCTGCGATGTCCGTGGTGGTGCACCAGGTTGTGGCCAGCTCTTGGCTGGCGGTGTTGCGCCTTTGGAGCACTCTTGACATGCAGGCAGCGGCAGACAAGTCAGGTTGGCCGTCCTCGCGGGATCGGAGCGGCACATGCCCGCTTCTCTTCGGATATGTCTTCTCTCTCCGATGTCGACAAGGTCCTCCAACATGCTTGTGACGGTCATGATCATTACGACGAACTGGCCTCTTGGGTGAAGTCGAAGTTGCTGGGCCGTGAGTGCGGACGGTGATATACGATGACACCGATGGCGTTGTGCCTTTCGTTTTGTGTTGGGTTCGCTCAGCCTTTTGGCGCTTTTGTATGTCTTGTGTGCTTTAGACCTAGTTTAGCTAGGTGTTGTGGATGGTTGTGTCCTCTGTACAGGTTTTCGCCCGGTTTCCTTTGATAAACCGAGCAGTCTCAgccatgggcttcttcttctgcaaTGGAATCTTAGCAGTTTTCCTGCTaactttcaaaaaaaaaatgtCGATCTGCCTTGCTCTACATGGCAGCTGAAAAATTAGCATTACAGTAGGCCCAATCTACGTTAATAGAGATTCATTTACATGACCGCCGGTGTCCTTGTAATCAAGTATGCAGGCGAGTGATGCTCACAAAATCCAGGCAGAAAATTGGGAGATGTATTTCTCAAAAAAAAGGGAGATGTGGTCACATGGACAGAGGCTCTCATAGTGATGTtattaggccaactccaccgcgcgattCTATCATGTCCGCCCCCGTCTGTTTGGAGTAAAACGAACAAACAAGACGGCCCAGCGCGCGGAAGCAAACGGATTTTTGTCCGTTTGtgtccgctttcgacccatccGCGGTTCAAGCTTGCGCCGCTTTTGGGTGACACCACGCGGACGTGCGAGCTGTCTGCGCGTGTCCTCCCCTGACCCGCCCGTCGGTGGCACAGGGCGGGCCTTTTCTATtcgccccctccctccctccggccgcaccccccttcactcttccccactcttcccctcgttgccgccgccgccgctgccattgCAGCCGTGCAGTTCGGACGCGCGCTCGCCCAACCCCTTCCCCTCGGCGCCGCCGAGCTACCCAACCACGGCCACCTGGTTTGCGCACCCGCCGGCCGGATTTGGGGCGGATCCGGTCGGTCTTGAGCTCGCCCGGCTGTGGGAGGCCGGGCCGCGCCATGGACTGGCCGGGCACCTCGCCGGAAGGCCCTGGCAGGGCTGCAAGGCCACATGCAGGCAGTGGCTCCTCCTCTAGCCGTTCGGATCTGCACCATCGGTGGTCCGCCGGCAGATACACGAATGGCGGTCGGCCGGGCTCGGTGCTTGCCCAAAAGCTCGCCGGCGCACCGTTGCCACTCATTAAGTGCGACCACTGCCCAAGGATGATCGTGCGCCGCGTGTCTACAACGCCGgaacatcccggatgggtgtttatcaagtgcttaaacgatggggtatgtgctctttttagcttcggtttgtgctctagttttgactagttgtgctaactacaaattttattgtgtagtatggatgcaagttttggtattgggaagaagagtacattgatatattgatagagcgaaatttagtacatgttcgtgcacttttagctagcatagagacTGTAGATGAGACAAGtgcacttgttgctagattaGAGGCTAGACACGAGACTAGATGTGAGGAAGTAACATCAACTTCTGGCTTGAAGAAGAAAGAAGGATGCCAGATCAAGCCTCCTCCACAGATCAACAATAAGTGCATCGAGAAGGCCCTAACCCAACTCAagggagcagttatggaagttacgtatcttctaaaatgtattcttatTGTTCTTGTATTGTTTGGTCTTACTTTACTAGTCAAAATGTGATGATGTATTTTTCATGTATCAAAAATGAATGATGAAAAAAAGTGAAGGACTTGTAAAGAAAAATGTACGCAGACAGAATGCGGCTGGGATGCGttgggcgcacggccaccgcatcttAGGACATGCTCGGACACAACTCCATCGCCCCacccaaacggacagaatccggACAAAACAAACGTTTGTTTGGGATCGCGCgatggagttggccttacaaatTTGTTGGCTGAACATGAACGGACAGACGGAGAAATATGGTGCCCGCGTAGACTTCCTCCCGTATAGTACTTTTGGCGTGCAAATTTGTGTAACTTCATGAAACGTGGGTTCTCATTATTTATCATATTTATTATTCCACGAATTCCTTCCAGTTTAAGTTGTTGATGTAACTAGCTAGCAAGTCTAATCTAGCACGCTTAAGGAGATGATCACATAGTGTCGACACCTCTAAAGGTGGATGAAAAACTGGATCAACATATGCAGCCGCCATGGCACGAAATGAATTGACTTGTGGGAAAGAGACTCCCTTACGGCGCTGTATTAAAAACAAAAATTGTACCCCCAAAAACAAATGGAAGGCTTCAGTTCGCCCTCGAAAGAATAAGATGACAGCAACGGCTCGCCGATGAGTAAATTACACGAAAAATACCATAGTTATTTTTCGATGAAATCACActtgttgttttctttttcttaaAAACCCTACTGGTCCTTAAGCAGCCCTCAAAGGTAGCAATAATTGTTGACAGGTAATTGGGTGATAGCAATTTTGACCGATGAGATCTAGTTGTCAACTGTGCACTATGCATTTGTAGCTCCCAGTCGCATCTGGACCCCCACAtagcctcctcctccccctcccccgcttCCCTCCTTCCCGCCCTCCCAGACCCTCGTTGCCGGTCGAGGCCCCTGGGCCAAAGCCCCTCACAGTGGCGGGCGGCGGGGCCCCTTTTCTCTGCTGCTCGGGGATGGCCCGGGCAGCCTATCGAGGCGGGCAGGCGCTGGGCTCGGCAGCACAACGGCGGTTCTCACAATGGCGGCATCCTCGCGGCATGCGAGCGGTGGCGCGGTGGCCCTGGGATTGGCGGCGGTGCCCATCTCCTCCATCGAAGGTGGTTGGCCTGAGGCTAGGTTGTCGGATCTCGAGATCCGTCATCTAGCCCCGTCTGTGAGTCGAGGAGACATAGTTGCCGGTGAAAACCAAGCCGATCACGGGAGATGGCGGTGTTCTGCGTcgttaccttgatgaaggcatcgtcGTGTAACTACTGTCGACCCACTCGTGCTGCTCCGTGGGAAACCCTAGGATATGGTCTTCCAGATCGGACGATGGTGGCACCGCGATGTCGTTTCTCTCTTGGGAGCATCGTTTGTGGAGCAGCGCTGGAAGACATAGGCAAGAGGTGGAGCGGCTTCGTCTTGCATGGAGTTTTggtggagatgtcaagtcatgcTTGGTCGATAGGTGCTACGCTGTATCTTATCAGTTCGACAACTGCTACGCACGATAGATCTTCCAGAGTCTtcacgtatctataatttttgattgctctatgatattatattatctattttggatgttaatgggatttattttacacttttatatcagttttgggactaacctagtaaccggaggcccagcccaaattgctaggttttttttgcctattttagggtttcgaagaaaaggaatataaaacggagtccaaacggaatgaaatcttcggaaacgtgattttctcaacaaacgtgatccaggagacttggagtgggtgtcaagaaacgatcgaggagggcacgaggcaggggggcgcgcctacccccctgggcgcgccctccgccctcgtgggcccctcgttgctccaccgacgtacttcttcctcctatatatatcttttgagctatgtactTCTTCCTCGTggaccctttcctctttaaggaaaaaccaacgcaatgcttaAGAGgcagcaagaaggatttctggcgccgttgccggggagattcgcgccaagttaagtcaagatttgactcctgACAACGAGTCATTCCTGGCACCGTTGtcggagtctacgcacaagtcaagatataccaagtacccatcacaaactcttatcccttgcattacattatttgccatttgcctctcgttttaatcccccccacttcacccttgccgttttattcgccctcttttcctttcgccctctctttccgttccCCTCCTCTTTACCAGTTTGCCTCTTTTGCTTCTTCGCTTGTTTGcatgtgtgttggattgcttgcttgtcacgatggcttaAGATAATACTAAagtgtgtgactttaccaataccaacaacaatgattttcttagcactccgattgctcctcttaccaatgctgaatcttgtgaaattaatgctgctttgttgattcttgtcatgaaagatcaatttgccggccttcctagtgaagatgccgctacccatctaaacaactttgttgatttatgtgatatgcaaaagaagaaagatgtggataatgatattgttaaacttaagctattttcGTTTTCGCTTaaagatcgtgctaaagctttgttttcgtctttgcctaaaaatagtattgattcatggaataagtgcagaGATGCTTTTAGCTCTAAGTATTTTCTtcccgctaaaatcatctctcttagaaacgatattatgaattttaagtaACTTGATCATGAAAATGTTGCACAAtattgggagaggatgaaattaatgatacgtaattgccctacacatggtttgaatttatggatgattatacagaatttttatgctggattgaattttgcttcttgaaatcttttagattcggccgcaggaggcacttttatggaaatcactttagaagaagctactaaactcctagataataatatgtttaattattctcaatggcacaccgaaagatctactaataaaaaagtgcatgcgatagaagaaattaatgttttgagtggaaagatggatgaacttatgaaattgtttgctaataagagtgctcctactgatcctaatgatatgcctttgtctaccttgattgagaataataatgaatctatggatgtgaattttgttggtaggaacaattttggtaataacgcgtatagagttaattttaattctaggccgtttcctagtaattcctctaataattatggtaattcctacaacaattcttatggaaattttaataagatgccctttgaatttgagactagtgttaaggagtttatgaattcgcaaaaaaatcaatgctttgcttgaagaaaaattgcttaaggttgatgaattggctaggaatgttgatagaatttctcttgatgttgattctttgaaacttagatttattccaccttagcatgatatcaatgagtttctcaaagccatgagaatttccattgatgagtgcaaagaaagaaccgctaggatgcgtgctaagaaagattgctttgtgagagcgtgttcttctagtttctatgaaaataaagatgaaaatctaaaagttattgatgtgtctcctattaaatctttgttttgcaatatgaatcttgataatgatgggactgaagatgagccacctttacctagaaggcgtttcAAAAactcggagtttttagatcttgatgaaaaattggtaaaagtgggattgaaga from Triticum urartu cultivar G1812 chromosome 3, Tu2.1, whole genome shotgun sequence encodes:
- the LOC125544649 gene encoding probable glutamate carboxypeptidase LAMP1, whose protein sequence is MPWWSHRGEDTPIYTGRVATCQCSSRDMTGAPETARPMSGHGKQQQLLRHPALAAGHGSGSGMGRRRYLAFLAIAAALVASYHLLHAPTPSSRYHALFLTLGSNASAAAHLRALTLRPHVAGTPANALAAEYVRATLSSLSFPTRVTPYSVLLSYPLHRSLSLSAPGRATKSFSLTQDTYPNDPYAEAAAEVVPTYFAYSGSGSVTAEVVYANYGDRKDYAYLASRGVDVAGKVVLARYGDIHCEDMVRNARDAGAAATIIYTDAKDFGGPAGKGKRKWFPNTRWLPPSGVQVGTLYYGNGDPTTPMWPSCAAGEDCERLSTEELEASEAMPGIPALPVSGRDGETIQKAMGGGVAPPEWQGGEGAPVYRIGPGPAVLNLTYIGNDTLATIENVFAVIEGKEEPDRYVIIGNHRDAWTFGAVDPNSGTAAMLEIAERLSQLEKKGWRPRRTIIVCSWDAEEFALIGSTEWTEDNIDMLASRAVAYLNVDISVFGPGGLMPRATPQLDELIKEASKMVPDPDDPSHTLYDYMIRQNPPIARVAGAGTDFAAFVQHIGVPSLDMSYGLFSEYPVYHSLYDDFVWMERFGDPLFHRHVALASVWGLIALRLADDEIIPFNYVPYASELEESSKVVEDGCPGCAVSFSPLHKSIKQLEKAATKIHMEKKVLQAEKWGLNTRERTLKVREMNDRLMMAERAFTNREGLAGRPWYKHMIYASSDQDDWGTKAFPGIVSAMANAQKLNTTESWRLLQHEIYRGARAVSKASAVLDGSLT